From the genome of Muricauda sp. SCSIO 64092, one region includes:
- a CDS encoding VCBS repeat-containing protein — MVNFFWRSALLLICIVFIGSCSTEKSSSKETAIFTKLTPSQTGVTFSNNLTENDSLNYFTYAYIYMGGGISTGDINNDGLIDLYFTGNMVPNKLYLNKGNLQFEDISETAGVSGDNRWYTGTTMVDINNDGFLDIYCSVGGKFGPKENQLFINNGDNTFSEQANAYGIDDPSNSVQATFFDYDLDGDLDLYVANYPPTPFNAPNYFYRFKQYSPKPLETDRLFKKEGETFVDVTEEAGLKTFGLSLSATVADINKDGWPDLYVSNDFSTPDYMFINNKDGSFSDVLKQTTKNISFYGMGVDIADFNNDALPDILQVDMTAQINRRAKANMASMNPDLFWSTVNAGFHYQYMQNSLQLNNGNLLDTLPDFSNISRIAGVSSTDWSWGPLFADLDNDGWKDIFISNGTRREINNRDFFLEIEKKGIPKDSTLKKALEIPSEKIDNYALKNNRDLTFKRVNKEWGIEHKGFSNGSVYVDLDNDGDLEIVTNNIDDVASIFENTSSDKNNHLTVKLKGPEQNKNGLGAKVMLFNNGELQYQELTLTRGFQSSVAPQLHFGLGDVAMADSLQIIWPDQRQQLVTSIKANTTLTLDHKEAENPKNTENQTIPKLFETQKDTKTVVEHFYRDNNYNDFIEEILLPHQTSMFGPNIAVGDLDNNGLEDLVVGGAYGFTTSVYMQTHEGFVLKEPQPFEMDKISEDMGIHIFDAEGDGDNDIYIASGGNEYETNAKELQDRLYLNDGKGNFTKSTEALPTMLTSSSRVHSHDFDKDGDLDLFVSGRLVPGNYPVPANSYLLENVSGDGNVKFLNATPKIAPFLEGIGMVTDASWTDIDQDGWTDLVLTGEWMPITILKNDNGYFSDVTEKMGLEDSRGWWFSIKPGDFDGDGDLDFMVGNLGLNYKYKATEEETFDIYFNDFDNNNTGDIVLSYYNEGEKFPLRGRECSSQQMPGIKDKFKDYESFSRATLEDVYTEKTLENSLHYQVKSFASVFLENKDGKFVRHQLPIHAQLSAINQIIVEDFNEDGHLDALIAGNLYASEVETPRNDAGNGLLLLGDGKGNFSPVLAKESGFYAPGDVKDMEKMSIRGQEHIVVAKNSDYLQFIKMDKGKP; from the coding sequence ATGGTCAACTTTTTTTGGAGAAGTGCCCTTCTCCTCATATGCATTGTTTTTATAGGTAGCTGCAGCACGGAAAAAAGTAGTTCCAAAGAGACTGCCATCTTTACGAAATTGACCCCGTCACAAACCGGGGTTACATTTTCAAACAATCTAACCGAAAATGATTCCCTCAACTACTTTACCTATGCCTATATTTATATGGGAGGGGGAATTTCTACTGGGGACATCAATAATGACGGATTGATCGATCTGTATTTTACGGGCAATATGGTGCCCAACAAGCTATATCTGAACAAGGGAAACCTGCAGTTTGAGGATATTAGTGAAACAGCAGGCGTTTCAGGAGATAACAGATGGTATACGGGAACCACAATGGTCGATATCAACAATGATGGTTTCCTGGACATTTATTGCTCCGTTGGTGGTAAATTTGGCCCAAAGGAAAACCAATTGTTTATCAATAATGGGGACAACACCTTTTCCGAACAGGCCAACGCCTATGGTATAGATGACCCCAGCAATAGTGTCCAAGCCACTTTTTTTGACTACGATTTGGACGGGGATTTAGATCTATATGTGGCCAACTACCCGCCAACGCCTTTTAATGCCCCCAATTATTTCTATCGTTTTAAGCAATACAGTCCCAAACCCCTGGAAACCGATCGTTTGTTCAAAAAAGAGGGGGAAACATTTGTGGATGTTACCGAAGAAGCCGGGCTAAAGACTTTTGGTCTGTCCTTAAGTGCAACCGTTGCAGATATAAACAAAGATGGATGGCCCGATCTTTATGTTTCCAATGATTTTAGCACACCGGACTATATGTTCATCAACAATAAGGATGGTTCCTTCTCTGATGTGTTAAAGCAAACCACAAAGAACATTTCATTTTATGGCATGGGGGTCGATATTGCAGATTTTAATAATGATGCATTACCGGATATCCTTCAAGTGGATATGACCGCACAAATTAACCGCCGTGCAAAAGCCAATATGGCCAGTATGAATCCAGACCTGTTTTGGAGTACCGTAAATGCAGGGTTCCATTACCAATACATGCAGAACAGCCTCCAGTTGAACAACGGTAATTTATTGGATACCCTACCCGACTTTAGCAATATATCGCGAATTGCAGGGGTATCGTCCACAGATTGGAGTTGGGGACCATTATTTGCCGATTTGGACAATGACGGATGGAAGGATATTTTTATTTCCAATGGGACACGGCGGGAAATAAACAATCGTGATTTCTTTTTGGAAATAGAAAAAAAAGGTATTCCAAAAGATAGCACCCTCAAAAAGGCTTTGGAAATTCCTTCCGAAAAAATAGACAATTATGCCCTAAAAAATAATCGTGACCTCACCTTTAAAAGAGTGAACAAGGAATGGGGCATTGAACATAAAGGGTTCTCCAACGGTTCCGTATATGTGGACCTGGACAATGACGGCGATTTGGAAATTGTGACCAATAATATTGATGATGTTGCCTCCATTTTTGAAAATACCAGTTCTGACAAAAACAACCACCTCACTGTAAAATTGAAAGGGCCGGAGCAGAATAAAAATGGCCTTGGCGCCAAGGTAATGTTATTCAACAATGGGGAACTACAGTACCAAGAATTGACACTGACCAGAGGTTTTCAATCCTCTGTTGCCCCACAACTACACTTTGGATTGGGCGATGTTGCCATGGCAGATTCCCTCCAAATTATCTGGCCGGACCAAAGACAACAACTGGTAACCAGTATTAAAGCGAATACCACCCTAACCCTGGACCACAAGGAGGCAGAGAATCCCAAGAACACTGAAAACCAAACAATTCCCAAATTGTTCGAAACCCAAAAAGACACCAAAACCGTTGTAGAACATTTCTATAGGGACAACAACTACAATGATTTTATTGAGGAGATTTTACTGCCCCACCAAACCTCGATGTTCGGTCCCAATATTGCTGTAGGGGACTTGGACAATAACGGCCTCGAAGATTTAGTGGTAGGGGGCGCCTATGGTTTTACCACCTCTGTTTATATGCAAACCCATGAAGGTTTTGTACTGAAAGAACCCCAACCCTTTGAAATGGACAAAATATCCGAAGATATGGGCATTCATATTTTTGATGCCGAAGGTGATGGCGATAACGATATCTATATTGCCAGTGGGGGTAATGAATATGAAACCAACGCCAAAGAACTACAAGATCGATTGTACCTTAATGATGGAAAGGGGAATTTTACCAAAAGTACGGAAGCTTTGCCCACAATGCTGACCAGTAGTTCCAGGGTACATAGTCACGATTTTGATAAGGATGGCGATTTGGATTTATTTGTTTCCGGACGGCTTGTCCCAGGAAATTACCCAGTTCCGGCAAATAGCTATTTGCTCGAGAATGTTAGTGGTGACGGTAATGTGAAGTTCCTGAATGCCACTCCAAAAATTGCCCCTTTTCTTGAGGGAATTGGGATGGTTACCGATGCCAGTTGGACAGATATTGACCAGGATGGCTGGACAGACCTGGTCTTGACCGGGGAATGGATGCCTATCACCATTCTTAAAAATGACAACGGTTACTTTTCCGATGTCACCGAAAAAATGGGACTTGAAGATTCCAGGGGATGGTGGTTCAGTATTAAGCCGGGGGATTTTGATGGGGATGGGGATTTGGATTTCATGGTGGGGAATTTGGGCCTCAATTATAAATACAAGGCTACGGAGGAAGAAACCTTTGATATTTACTTCAATGATTTTGATAACAACAATACGGGGGATATTGTACTTAGCTATTACAATGAAGGGGAAAAATTTCCCTTGCGGGGCAGGGAATGTTCTTCCCAGCAAATGCCTGGCATAAAGGATAAATTCAAGGATTACGAATCTTTTTCCCGGGCAACGCTGGAGGACGTGTATACCGAAAAAACCCTGGAAAATTCCCTTCACTATCAGGTAAAATCATTTGCAAGCGTTTTCTTGGAAAACAAGGATGGGAAATTTGTACGGCATCAACTTCCCATTCATGCCCAATTGTCCGCTATCAATCAGATTATTGTGGAAGATTTTAACGAGGACGGACATCTGGACGCACTTATTGCGGGAAATTTGTACGCCTCGGAAGTAGAAACCCCAAGAAATGATGCAGGTAATGGTCTTCTTCTTCTCGGTGATGGAAAGGGGAATTTCTCCCCGGTTCTTGCCAAGGAAAGTGGTTTTTATGCCCCTGGCGACGTAAAGGACATGGAAAAAATGTCCATACGGGGCCAAGAACACATTGTGGTCGCCAAAAACTCTGATTATTTGCAGTTCATCAAAATGGATAAAGGAAAACCCTGA
- a CDS encoding SusC/RagA family TonB-linked outer membrane protein, translating to MNVKKLFGAFVVLLCTTAFLQAQEKTVTGNVVDQAGFPLPGVNIIVEGTTIGTQTDFDGNYAINVAEGQALLFTYIGQKTERRVVGAANTINVQMEEDAQALDEVIVTAYGTTTKEAFTGSASVVGAEDLAIRNVTSPIAAIEGRATGVQFTSTNGQPGSTPSIVIRGVGTLNGDTDPLFIVDGIQFEGNLNTINQEDIESFTILKDAASTALYGSRAANGVVMITTKSGNREGVQVNASMQYGLVTRAVPPFDRIGPQQYYEIMWEALKNSSAGGGDPAFASANIYNQLGYNPFNVPNDQIVGTDGRINPNAQVIYQSLDWFDVLEQTGVRQNYNVNISAGGENHKVFFSASYLDEEGFAVTSSFDRLTTRLNAEFDVNERITMGGSANITITEAVGPSSAGLNSIVNPFGFANNVGAVYPVYVNDLQGNLVRDEFGDLVFDNGEGFAEFNIGSRPINQGRHALQELLLNDERDRDNTYGFRFFADIEILDGLNLRVNYGRDINEELEKEYENAIIGDAQPDGRYGEERGRRTVENFNQILTYIKSFGDHNIDITAGHESFERIESSNEGLATVQASNGIFEFANFSNIVDLDGLTTEKGLEGYFLRTNYNYDNRYYLSASVRRDGSSVFDRDTRWGTFYSVGASWRIDQEKFMENVSWVNQLKLRGSYGEVGNDALGSINTAGEFIDDFFISQPRFTITSNAAVPAAIFTDLGNPDLVWETLENYDVALEFALFDNFLEGSVEYYKRNSSDLLINLPIAPSNGINEFPTNAGDMFNSGWEIGLTTHLVDTGDFRWDLTLQGSTFKNEITSIPTPFIEDEARWAEGRSRFDFFLWRTAGVDPANGDQLFLMYELDENGESVPVLDGNGEQMTTNNWQETERAYTGDTSVPDLLGSVANSLTYKGFSLDVLITYGIGGKVLDRGYFDIMHSGAYGSALHPDIMNAWRQPGDITNVPRMENGNPNLVRELSDRFLTDASFWSLRNVNLGYTFNNKISEQLGLNSLRVTLTGENLYLKSKRTGLDPQFEFAGAPQGNDFSPARIISLGLNVSF from the coding sequence ATGAATGTAAAGAAATTGTTTGGGGCTTTTGTTGTTTTGCTTTGCACAACGGCATTTTTACAGGCCCAGGAAAAAACGGTCACTGGTAACGTGGTGGACCAAGCCGGTTTTCCGTTACCGGGGGTAAACATTATTGTTGAGGGCACTACCATTGGTACCCAAACCGATTTTGATGGAAATTATGCAATTAATGTTGCGGAGGGACAGGCCCTCCTATTTACCTATATAGGACAAAAAACGGAGCGAAGGGTAGTTGGGGCTGCCAATACCATAAATGTTCAAATGGAAGAGGATGCCCAGGCCCTGGATGAGGTGATTGTAACCGCCTATGGTACTACTACAAAAGAAGCCTTTACGGGTTCTGCCAGCGTTGTGGGTGCTGAGGACTTGGCCATAAGGAACGTTACGTCCCCTATAGCGGCCATAGAAGGTCGGGCAACAGGTGTTCAGTTTACATCCACAAATGGACAACCTGGTTCAACACCAAGTATCGTAATACGGGGTGTGGGAACACTGAACGGTGATACCGATCCCCTATTCATAGTTGATGGTATTCAATTCGAAGGTAATTTGAACACCATCAACCAGGAAGACATAGAATCCTTTACTATATTGAAAGATGCCGCTTCTACAGCCCTGTACGGTTCCAGAGCGGCAAACGGAGTGGTGATGATCACCACAAAAAGTGGTAATAGGGAAGGGGTGCAGGTAAATGCCTCCATGCAATATGGTCTGGTAACCAGAGCGGTACCCCCATTTGATCGGATTGGTCCCCAACAGTATTATGAAATCATGTGGGAAGCTTTAAAGAATTCCTCGGCAGGGGGTGGGGATCCCGCATTTGCCTCCGCGAACATATACAATCAGTTGGGATACAACCCATTTAATGTGCCCAATGACCAGATTGTGGGAACGGACGGTCGAATAAACCCGAACGCCCAGGTAATCTACCAGAGTTTGGATTGGTTTGATGTACTGGAGCAAACCGGGGTTAGGCAGAACTACAATGTCAATATCTCCGCGGGAGGAGAGAACCATAAAGTATTTTTCTCCGCATCTTATCTGGATGAAGAAGGATTTGCGGTTACATCGAGTTTCGACAGGTTAACGACTCGGTTAAATGCCGAATTCGATGTCAATGAACGTATTACCATGGGAGGTAGTGCCAATATTACCATTACAGAGGCCGTAGGCCCCAGTTCTGCGGGATTGAACAGTATTGTAAATCCTTTTGGCTTTGCCAATAATGTTGGTGCGGTTTATCCTGTTTATGTGAACGATCTACAGGGTAACCTTGTAAGGGATGAATTCGGCGACCTTGTATTTGACAATGGTGAAGGTTTTGCTGAGTTCAATATTGGTTCAAGACCCATTAACCAAGGTCGTCATGCACTGCAAGAACTTCTTTTGAACGACGAGCGTGATAGGGACAACACCTATGGGTTCCGATTTTTTGCGGATATAGAAATCCTGGATGGCCTTAACCTTAGGGTGAATTATGGTAGGGATATCAATGAAGAACTTGAAAAGGAATACGAAAATGCGATTATCGGGGATGCCCAGCCCGATGGACGCTATGGTGAGGAACGGGGCAGAAGAACGGTAGAGAATTTCAACCAAATCCTGACCTATATCAAGAGCTTTGGTGACCACAACATAGACATCACCGCAGGTCACGAAAGTTTTGAAAGAATAGAGTCAAGTAATGAAGGTTTGGCCACTGTACAGGCGTCCAATGGAATTTTTGAATTTGCCAACTTCTCAAATATTGTGGATTTGGACGGATTGACCACCGAAAAAGGCCTTGAGGGATACTTTTTGAGGACCAACTATAACTATGACAATAGGTACTATCTAAGCGCCTCGGTCAGACGGGACGGTTCATCGGTCTTTGACCGGGATACAAGATGGGGTACTTTCTACTCCGTGGGTGCTTCCTGGAGAATAGACCAGGAAAAGTTTATGGAAAATGTATCTTGGGTCAATCAATTAAAACTAAGGGGTTCTTATGGTGAAGTTGGAAATGATGCTTTGGGTAGCATTAATACGGCTGGGGAATTTATAGATGATTTTTTCATATCCCAACCTAGATTCACCATAACGTCCAATGCCGCAGTCCCAGCTGCCATATTTACGGATTTAGGTAATCCGGATTTAGTATGGGAAACGCTTGAGAACTATGATGTTGCATTGGAGTTTGCACTGTTTGATAACTTCCTGGAAGGATCGGTGGAATACTATAAGCGGAACTCTTCCGATCTACTTATTAATCTGCCCATAGCGCCAAGTAATGGAATAAACGAATTTCCTACAAACGCGGGCGACATGTTCAATTCCGGTTGGGAAATAGGGTTGACCACACATCTGGTTGATACAGGTGACTTTAGATGGGATCTTACCTTACAGGGTTCCACATTTAAAAACGAAATTACCAGTATCCCAACTCCTTTCATCGAAGACGAAGCGAGATGGGCAGAAGGACGGTCCCGATTTGATTTCTTTTTGTGGAGAACGGCCGGTGTGGATCCAGCTAATGGAGATCAATTGTTCCTAATGTATGAACTTGATGAAAATGGGGAGAGCGTTCCCGTGTTGGATGGCAATGGAGAGCAAATGACCACCAATAACTGGCAAGAAACGGAAAGGGCCTACACAGGAGATACTTCCGTACCGGACCTTTTAGGCTCGGTTGCCAACAGCCTTACCTACAAAGGGTTTTCATTGGATGTCTTGATCACCTATGGTATTGGGGGAAAAGTCCTGGATAGGGGATATTTTGATATTATGCACAGTGGAGCTTATGGAAGCGCACTTCACCCGGACATCATGAACGCTTGGCGACAACCAGGGGACATTACCAATGTACCTAGAATGGAAAATGGAAATCCTAACCTGGTAAGGGAATTGTCCGACAGATTTTTAACGGATGCTTCATTTTGGTCCTTGAGAAATGTTAACCTTGGGTATACGTTCAACAATAAAATTTCAGAACAATTAGGACTCAATAGCTTGAGGGTTACACTAACAGGGGAAAATTTGTATCTTAAGAGTAAAAGAACCGGATTGGATCCCCAGTTTGAATTTGCAGGTGCACCTCAGGGTAATGACTTTAGCCCGGCAAGAATTATTTCCTTAGGTCTAAACGTATCATTCTAA
- a CDS encoding RagB/SusD family nutrient uptake outer membrane protein, whose protein sequence is MSSKIKFLLFAILAITMTSCDEDFLERTPTDAISASEALANENNMQLIINGLHRSLYSQSQTIFSGGSTQRAGNHYWVPLGDLLSGGIIHSANANNLGWRTEMQWNSHTLPTSLTSRILWHHRYNTILGANVLINRITEGTADGSLLETSTLSGILGQAYTYRAYAYLSLVQHYARGYLIGNPSTDPGVPLLFSSELPFTSEPRSTVQEIYDQIEADLNLAISTFANNGLTGGRGGSQLTIDVAYGLLARMHLSKGEWQAAADAAVLAREGYPLMSEADWKSGFNSIGLPEVIWGSRVIAPETTFFRSYFYLMSNTFNGSQVRNNPKIADRRIVDAIPDTDYRKDVFIINAPNTNTSAANNQGGFGNDPNFTDEDEFNAAVDSLNAVYGITTAFNLHPYMHFKMKNANPGSIDPDDIIYMRSSEMYLIEAEAMAMMGNIPGAQAALRPLGEERDSAYDVTVFNTQESLMDHIKFQRRVELWGEGFGYTDHIRWDEGIDHEADGGSGASAVLYQEAYQIERPSVNDDWIFKIPQQEIDANPNLTPADQN, encoded by the coding sequence ATGTCAAGCAAAATAAAATTCTTGTTATTCGCAATCCTTGCGATTACCATGACATCTTGTGATGAGGATTTTCTGGAAAGAACACCCACAGATGCCATATCTGCTTCTGAAGCACTTGCCAACGAAAACAATATGCAGCTTATTATTAACGGATTGCACCGTAGCCTGTACTCCCAATCCCAAACCATTTTCAGTGGGGGTAGTACACAGCGGGCGGGTAACCATTATTGGGTACCCTTGGGCGATCTCTTGAGTGGTGGTATCATCCATTCGGCAAATGCGAACAATTTGGGATGGCGAACTGAAATGCAATGGAATTCCCACACCCTCCCCACCTCTTTGACAAGCAGGATTTTATGGCACCATCGCTATAATACCATATTGGGGGCCAATGTACTCATCAATAGAATTACGGAAGGGACCGCAGACGGGAGTTTGTTGGAAACCTCAACACTGAGCGGGATTTTGGGCCAGGCCTATACCTATAGGGCCTATGCCTACCTTTCATTGGTACAGCACTATGCCAGGGGCTATTTGATTGGAAACCCTTCCACAGATCCCGGTGTACCCTTGTTGTTTTCCTCTGAATTGCCGTTTACCAGTGAACCAAGATCTACGGTACAGGAAATCTATGATCAAATTGAGGCTGATTTGAATTTAGCAATCAGTACGTTTGCGAATAATGGATTAACAGGAGGAAGAGGAGGATCACAATTGACTATAGATGTTGCCTATGGTCTTTTGGCCCGGATGCACTTATCCAAAGGTGAGTGGCAAGCCGCTGCGGATGCTGCGGTGCTGGCACGCGAAGGTTATCCTTTGATGAGTGAAGCTGACTGGAAGTCCGGGTTCAATTCTATTGGGCTCCCCGAGGTCATTTGGGGGAGTAGGGTGATTGCTCCGGAGACCACATTTTTCCGTTCCTATTTTTACCTAATGAGCAATACATTCAATGGTAGTCAAGTAAGGAACAACCCTAAAATTGCCGATCGTAGAATAGTCGATGCCATTCCCGATACGGATTATAGAAAGGATGTATTTATCATCAATGCGCCCAATACCAATACTTCGGCGGCCAATAACCAGGGAGGTTTTGGCAACGATCCAAACTTTACGGATGAGGATGAGTTCAATGCTGCGGTGGATTCACTGAATGCGGTATATGGCATTACTACAGCATTTAACCTACACCCTTATATGCACTTTAAGATGAAGAATGCAAACCCCGGCTCTATCGATCCCGATGATATCATTTATATGCGTTCCTCGGAAATGTATCTGATTGAGGCAGAAGCAATGGCCATGATGGGGAATATCCCCGGTGCACAGGCAGCGTTACGACCTTTGGGCGAGGAACGTGATAGCGCATATGACGTTACCGTCTTTAATACACAAGAGTCCCTGATGGACCATATAAAGTTTCAACGACGCGTAGAGCTATGGGGTGAAGGTTTTGGATATACCGATCACATACGATGGGATGAAGGAATCGATCATGAAGCAGATGGTGGTTCCGGAGCTTCTGCAGTACTCTATCAAGAGGCGTATCAAATAGAAAGGCCTTCTGTGAACGATGATTGGATTTTTAAAATTCCACAACAGGAAATTGATGCCAATCCAAATTTGACCCCAGCAGATCAGAACTAA